The Fusarium falciforme chromosome 7, complete sequence genome window below encodes:
- a CDS encoding Zn(2)-C6 fungal-type domain-containing protein gives MATTATQSRETARVLKRSGNTGGDAGKRRAPYVLRACGACRRRKGKCDGRQPCRYCMDRGQSCSYSTSFESDGWNVDMVQARPRQDPGRANSSSSSSSTNQESMVELLSSLQDQLDNLASQVHMANRDRSNSPPPISSAGAAKLHDFATGFNNEASAHDVRNTADKRLRAAGSPGFYGPTSPDYTLNVGQLKLRRNSCPGPPLQEQQLQLASIDEDAASDTIDDEAAQDERPSVSPRTVGRQDATPLLTFRSIMGLQEAIQLVHIYQEVVGDLHPVVDIDALIKQAQSWYADSDSGAASCELLMIFNLVLVIALRADPRPNHCHKETLLRDSFEDAVNAKLAAPAYSIKHVTIIFLKGWYDFFQEMPRSAWRMCGIAGRTLMELGFHNGQVFNHTLTSDAQRTEACILISSIVILDRQWSYATGLPLHFHENSFSSISTSSVQHPYLKAMLSFILISDRFGEPISRAAKGERYTDDDAFELLNFQIDQWRKKAVGNYTLSECRTWHTNPSTRPPTWAILLNLRAESVRSQLLKPFFFSESDIEITKNHLRAATELVYDICHVLYMLDTYTDIYRKQHPYFQHILACTSGLAFLVIAFLKQNKTTVLSNLAPDLVDSLGGSFLMAECVTLNHAKRSRSARRLAKRLVEMRRILLSLGLLRGPSTGDSEEETLANTSKSIPREGFIPQPEMLDFQSQSGYTPPLYDGNVSEGFGFNMPSTLSDTDVIMGWTDSLRLQWPLGDVSHMFSESSF, from the exons ATGGCTACCACCGCGACACAATCTCGAGAGACGGCCCGGGTTCTGAAGCGGTCAGGCAACACTGGCGGAGATGCAGGCAAACGCAGAGCACCCTACGTATTACGCGCGTGCGGTGCTTGCCGACGTCGGAAGGGCAAATGCGATGGGCGACAGCCGTGCCGGTATTGCATGGATCGCGGCCAGAGCTGTAGCTACAGCACCAGCTTCGAGTCTGATGGCTGGAATGTCGACATGGTTcaggcaaggccaagacaagATCCTGGAAGAGCCAATTCGTCATCGTCCAG cagcagcaccaaTCAAGAGTCCATGGTCGAATTACTGTCTTCGCTGCAAGACCAGTTGGATAACCTGGCATCTCAAGTTCACATGGCCAACCGCGACCGGTCGAACTCTCCACCCCCCATCTCCAGTGCCGGTGCTGCCAAGCTTCACGATTTCGCGACAGGGTTCAACAACGAGGCCAGCGCTCACGATGTCCGCAACACTGCCGACAAACGCCTTCGAGCAGCCGGCTCCCCCGGCTTCTACGGTCCGACCAGCCCAGATTACACCTTGAATGTTGGGCAGTTGAAACTGCGGAGGAACAGCTGTCCCGGTCCACCGCTACAAGAACAGCAGCTCCAACTCGCCAGTATCGACGAAGATGCCGCGTCCGACACAATTGACGACGAAGCTGCTCAGGATGAGCGACCTTCAGTATCGCCTCGGACGGTGGGCAGACAAGACGCGACGCCACTGTTGACCTTTCGATCCATCATGGGCTTGCAAGAGGCTATCCAGCTTGTGCACATTTATCAGGAGGTCGTTGGAGACCTTCATCCTGTCGTTGACATAGATGCACTCATCAAGCAGGCTCAATCCTGGTATGCAGACTCTGACTCTGGGGCTGCTTCTTGTGAGCTTTTGATGATATTCAACCTCGTTCTTGTTATTGCTCTCCGCGCCGACCCTAGGCCAAATCACTGCCATAAGGAGACCCTTCTTCGGGACAGTTTTGAAGACGCGGTCAATGCAAAACTGGCTGCCCCGGCTTACAGCATAAAACACGTCACCATCATATTCCTAAAG GGATGGTATGACTTCTTCCAAGAGATGCCGCGCTCCGCCTGGCGCATGTGTGGAATTGCCGGTCGTACATTGATGGAACTCGGGTTTCATAATGGCCAGGTGTTCAATCACACACTGACATCGGATGCCCAGCGCACAGAGGCTTGCATCTTGATAAGCAGCATCGTAATTCTTGACCGCCAGTGGAGCTATGCCACTGGGCTACCACTACACTTTCATGAAAACAGTTTCAGCTCTATTTCGACGTCTTCC GTTCAGCATCCGTATTTAAAGGCCATGCTCTCGTTTATACTCATTAGTGACCGGTTCGGCGAGCCCATCTCCAGGGCTGCCAAAGGGGAGCGATacaccgacgacgatgccttTGAATTGTTGAACTTCCAGATTGACCAGTGGAGGAAAAAGGCTGTTGGGAATTACACTCTATCTGAATGCCGTACATGGCACACAAATCCATCGACCAGGCCACCTACGTGGGCCATCTTGCTGAACCTCCGCGCCGAATCTGTGCGCAGTCAACTACTTaaacccttcttcttctcagaaTCTGATATCGAAATAACAAAGAACCACCTCAGAGCCGCAACAGAGCTCGTCTACGATATCTGCCACGTTCTCTACATGCTCGACACCTACACCGACATCTACCGCAAACAACACCCCTACTTCCAACACATATTAGCCTGTACATCTGGACTTGCCTTTTTGGTTATAGCATTCCTCAAGCAAAACAAAACCACTGTTTTGTCCAATCTAGCGCCAGATCTAGTTGATTCCCTCGGCGGAAGTTTTCTCATGGCAGAATGCGTCACGTTGAATCATGCAAAACGGTCACGTTCTGCGCGGAGACTGGCAAAGAGGCTAGTGGAGATGAGACGGATTCTCCTAAGTCTAGGCCTTCTCAGAGGCCCAAGTACAGGAGATAGTGAAGAGGAGACACTGGCTAACACTTCAAAATCGATTCCGAGGGAGGGCTTCATTCCTCAGCCGGAGATGCTGGACTTTCAGTCACAGTCGGGCTATACGCCACCGCTGTATGATGGAAATGTTTCTGAGGGATTTGGGTTTAATATGCCGTCCACTCTTTCCGACACAGATGTAATTATGGGATGGACAGATTCACTTCGTCTCCAGTGGCCCCTTGGCGATGTAAGCCACATGTTTTCAGAGAGCAGCTTTTAG
- a CDS encoding DLH domain-containing protein yields the protein MSSHPPATCCATGTLHQGTPGETMVKIDGKIDAYLAKPSIQARTAILYIPDIVGIWQNSKLMADAFAEQGYTCLIVDIFNGDPAPLNMPDGFDIMGWLNKGSQGNNPHTQEAIDPIVVSGINYLKGLEGITQIGAVGYCLGAKYVIRHFKNGIGCGFVAHPSFVEEQELSAVVGPLSIAAAEHDDIFTAEKRHESEAILSKSKNEWQINLFSGVHHGFAVRGDMGDRKQQFAKDQAFNQAVAWFKSHLGCS from the exons ATGTCCTCCCATCCGCCCGCCACATGCTGTGCCACTGGCACCCTTCATCA GGGTACTCCCGGGGAGACCATGGTGAAGATCGATGGCAAGATTGACGCTTATCTGGCCAAGCCTTCCATCCAGGCTCGCACTGCCATCTTGTACATCCCAGACATTGTCGGAATCTGGCAGAATAGCAAGCTTATGGCGGATGCATTCGCCGAGCAGGGCTATACCTGCCTCATTGTTGATATATTCAATGGCGATCCGGCGCCCTTGAACATGCCCGATGGCTTCGACATAATGGGGTGGCTGAATAAAGGATCTCAGGGAAATAATCCTCACACTCAGGAAGCCATCGATCCTATAGTAGTTTCAGGAATCAATTATCTCAAGGGCCTCGAGGGAATTACTCAGATCGGCGCAGTGGGATACTGCCTAGGGGCAAAG TATGTCATCCGCCATTTCAAGAACGGCATCGGATGCGGTTTTGTCGCTCATCCTTCTTTCGTGGAGGAACAGGAACTCTCTGCCGTTGTTGGCCCACTGTCAATTGCTGCCGCCGAGCATGATGATATTTTCACTGCGGAGAAACGCCATGAGAGTGAAGCTATTctgtccaagtccaagaacgAGTGGCAGATCAACCTGTTTTCCGGAGTACATCACGGCTTCGCTGTTAGGGGGGATATGGGCGACAGGAAGCAACAGTTTGCAAAAGACCAAGCTTTCAATCAAGCAGTAGCATGGTTTAAGAGTCACCTGGGCTGTAGTTGA
- a CDS encoding MFS domain-containing protein yields the protein MSDRPSAQNETQKAYSLEELRIVDQTAQKDACSDEKPGGLPEWKWKAAVLIFIITGSCSGYDVSNVANIQPRLYEAFGNIELLPWIGLSYSLANFAVLSFARRIAYCFNLKWVYLVHLAIFMVGTVIGGASSDIQTMIVARVIMGWGGSVCQQINFSYVTILAKPAETAGLFGILSAMWAVGLVVGGPIGSAFAENSHTTWRWAFYIKLPIVGLCLALAIICLPSRSLATGDVPAWRRLASIDPIGVVFNMIVPVLFALATTFSGPIWDWGSAASIAMWVVFAVALVAWVSQQYFCVFTTPEERAIPMHMFSKLRLLPIWVATGCAGAAYAVTLYYTPLFYAFARGHGAIQQTVRMLPFIIVFIFFVLFTGVLLTVIGRYKIIYLCAATVTLAASIAMATTMNGKVSEAQVMGIESLIGIGLGMQFQHGLGISNVINKSERDRVDSTVICNMVQMGSIAITLSIAGCIFQNVGFNLLSFAVGRKQYSEEDIREALAGVSSVVWQTKDRQVVARGIAAVTEVLSREFYIVVASSAVCLVCAICMSSEKLDYGRKKSTKATTPSRRS from the exons ATGTCCGACCGCCCATCGGCTCAAAACGAAACACAGAAGGCCTACAGCCTAGAGGAACTCAGAATCGTCGACCAGACGGCACAAAAGGATGCATGCAGCGATGAGAAACCTGGTGGCTTGCCAGAATGGAAGTGGAAGGCGGCCGTTCTCATCTTCATTATCACAGGCTCTTGCAGTG GGTACGACGTCAGTAATGTTGCCAACATTCAGCCTCGCCTCTACGAGGCCTTTGGCAACATCGAGCTCCTCCCCTGGATCGGCCTCTCTTACTCACTCGCCAACTTTGCCGTCTTGTCCTTCGCTCGCAGGATCGCCTACTGTTTTAATCTGAAATGGGTCTACCTTGTCCACCTGGCCATCTTCATGGTCGGCACAGTTATTGGTGGTGCCTCCAGCGATATCCAGACCATGATTGTTGCCCGTGTAATCATGGGCTGGGGTGGTTCTGTCTGTCAGCAGAT CAACTTCTCCTACGTGACGATTCTGGCCAAACCTGCCGAAACAGCAGGCCTATTTGGCATTCTCAGCGCTATGTGGGCAGTTGGCCTCGTCGTTGGCGGTCCCATTGGCAGTGCTTTCGCCGAGAACAGCCACACTACTTGGCGATGGGCATTTTATATCAAGCTCCCGATTGTTGGCCTTTGCCTCGCCCTTGCTATCATTTGCCTCCCCTCGCGGTCCCTCGCTACAGGTGACGTCCCTGCCTGGAGACGTCTCGCTAGCATCGACCCTATTGGCGTCGTCTTTAACATGATCGTGCCTGTCCTATTCGCCCTCGCGACGACCTTCTCGGGGCCCATCTGGGACTGGGGCTCCGCGGCATCTATCGCTATGTGGGTAGTTTTTGCCGTGGCCCTTGTTGCTTGGGTCTCGCAGCAGTACTTTTGTGTCTTTACAACGCCTGAGGAGCGCGCAATCCCGATGCATATGTTCTCGAAGCTCAGACTGCTCCCTATATGGGTCGCAACAGGTTGCGCAGGCGCCGCTTATGCTGTGACCCTATACTACACGCCGCTCTTCTACGCCTTCGCCCGCGGCCACGGCGCCATTCAGCAGACAGTTCGCATGCTgcccttcatcatcgtcttcatcttttTTGTACTCTTTACCGGCGTTCTCCTCACTGTCATCGGCCGATACAAGATCATCTACCTTTGTGCTGCCACCGTTACACTCGCTGCCTCTATCGCAATGGCTACCACCATGAATGGTAAGGTCTCTGAGGCACAGGTAATGGGTATTGAGTCTCTCATTGGCATCGGTCTTGGGATGCAGTTCCAGCACGGTCTAGGTATCTCCAACGTAATCAACAAGTCCGAACGTGACCGCGTGGACAGCACTGTGATATGCAACATGGTTCAGATGGGATCCATAGCTATCACTCTCTCCATCGCAGGGTGTATTTTCCAAAATGTGGGCTTCAACCTGCTATCCTTCGCAGTGGGACGGAAGCAGTACTCGGAAGAGGATATCCGTGAAGCCCTGGCTGGTGTGTCATCAGTTGTCTGGCAGACCAAAGACCGGCAGGTTGTTGCAAGAGGCATCGCAGCTGTGACAGAGGTCCTTTCTCGAGAGTTTTATATAGTTGTCGCCAGCTCAGCGGTATGTCTGGTATGTGCTATTTGCATGAGCTCAGAGAAGCTGGACTACGGCAGGAAGAAAAGTACTAAAGCAACAACCCCGAGTCGTCGTAGTTAA